In a single window of the Chondrocystis sp. NIES-4102 genome:
- a CDS encoding two component transcriptional regulator, with protein MHTVSAKILVVDDDPAIRNLIYRFLSQKNYLLESAENGQNALKIFEQFNPDLVILDVNLPDALGYNLCEEMQRHTDVFILMLTSRADAADKKEGFLKGADDYLTKPFDLQELEYRVKAILKRQRTVTTSEKQPLVFSNLIIDPVRREVKINDQPILLTALEFDLLHFLATRPGRVWRRDELIQNVWDYDYVGDQRVVDVHIGQIRKKIEIDSSEPSFIQTVRGVGYKFEVDNTSNIV; from the coding sequence ATGCATACTGTTTCTGCTAAAATCTTGGTCGTAGATGATGATCCTGCAATTCGCAATCTGATATATCGTTTTCTTAGTCAGAAAAACTATTTACTAGAGTCAGCTGAAAATGGTCAAAATGCATTAAAGATTTTTGAGCAGTTTAATCCAGACTTAGTAATACTAGATGTTAATCTTCCAGATGCGTTGGGGTATAATTTATGTGAAGAAATGCAGCGTCATACAGATGTGTTCATTTTAATGCTTACAAGTCGTGCTGATGCTGCCGACAAAAAAGAAGGATTTCTCAAGGGTGCTGATGATTATTTAACTAAGCCTTTTGACTTACAAGAATTAGAATATCGTGTAAAAGCAATTTTGAAACGACAGAGAACAGTTACAACATCTGAGAAGCAACCATTAGTATTTAGTAATTTAATTATCGATCCTGTTCGCAGAGAAGTTAAAATTAATGATCAACCAATTTTATTAACTGCATTAGAATTTGATTTATTGCATTTTTTAGCTACAAGACCTGGGCGAGTCTGGCGTCGAGATGAATTGATTCAAAATGTTTGGGATTATGATTACGTGGGAGATCAAAGAGTTGTTGACGTTCATATAGGTCAAATTCGTAAAAAAATAGAAATAGATTCTTCTGAACCTTCCTTTATTCAAACTGTACGTGGTGTCGGTTATAAATTTGAGGTTGATAATACTTCTAATATTGTTTGA
- a CDS encoding TPR repeat-containing protein, translated as MTRWLISLVLIFSFWSAPSVVKPVTAMSNQTINLTEEQIAQGEKIAKKAFQAAQQGDFARSESYWTELVTQFPDNPAAWSNRGNVRIGQYKLTEAIADFNRSIEIAPEYPDAYLNRGIAYEGKKLWDEAIADYNQVLAITPDDPVALNNRGNAEAGQQKWEIALEDYQQAANISPNFPIARGNASLIMYQLGNHSEAIRTMRNLVRKYPMYADMRAALAAALWVSNQQGEAESNWVAAVGLDNRYQDLDWIKNIRRWPPSMVEALERFLNLN; from the coding sequence ATGACCCGTTGGTTAATCAGTTTAGTTCTAATTTTTTCATTTTGGAGCGCACCTAGCGTCGTCAAACCAGTGACAGCGATGTCCAATCAAACTATTAACCTTACCGAAGAACAAATTGCTCAAGGAGAAAAAATAGCTAAAAAAGCGTTTCAAGCTGCTCAACAAGGCGATTTTGCCCGTTCAGAAAGCTATTGGACTGAATTAGTTACTCAATTTCCTGATAATCCTGCTGCTTGGAGTAATCGTGGTAATGTTCGTATTGGTCAATATAAATTAACAGAAGCGATCGCAGATTTTAATCGTTCAATTGAAATTGCTCCAGAATATCCTGATGCTTATCTTAATCGTGGTATCGCTTATGAAGGTAAAAAACTTTGGGATGAGGCGATCGCTGATTATAATCAAGTATTGGCTATTACTCCCGATGATCCAGTAGCTTTAAATAACAGAGGTAATGCTGAAGCAGGTCAACAGAAATGGGAAATTGCTTTAGAAGATTATCAACAAGCTGCAAACATTTCTCCCAACTTTCCTATCGCTCGTGGTAATGCTTCTCTAATTATGTATCAATTAGGTAACCATTCAGAAGCTATTCGTACTATGCGTAACTTGGTACGTAAGTATCCTATGTATGCGGATATGCGTGCAGCATTAGCTGCTGCTTTATGGGTTTCAAATCAACAAGGAGAAGCAGAAAGTAATTGGGTTGCTGCAGTAGGTTTAGATAATCGCTATCAAGACCTCGACTGGATTAAAAATATTCGTCGCTGGCCTCCTTCAATGGTCGAAGCACTGGAAAGATTTCTCAATCTTAATTAA
- the glmU gene encoding UDP-N-acetylglucosamine pyrophosphorylase: MVAVAILAAGRGTRMKSDLPKVLHSLAGRSLVERVLDSCSLLNLDKQILIIGYQGEKVKQALSHRQDVEFVEQTEQLGTGHAVQQLMPHLEGYEGDLLVLNGDAPLLRPTTLQQLVSTHQSQQNAATLLTANLPNPQGYGRVFCNGDNLVSHIIEDRDCNTAQKQNRRVNAGIYCFNWQKLAASLPQLSTNNDQQEYYLTEVVNYLSPVMAYDADDYLETNGINDRQQLSAAYDVLQARIKDDWMKAGVTMVNPDSITIDETVQLEPDVILEPQTHLRGNTTIATGSRIGPGSLIENSKIGNNVTILYSVVTDSEVASNTRIGPYAHLRGNVKLGESCRVGNFVELKKTTIGSNTNVAHLSYLGDATVGDRVNVGAGTITANYDGKRKHPTIIKQGTKTGSNSVLVAPVTLGENVTVAAGSIVTQDVEDNALVIARSRQKEIPNWHQAE, encoded by the coding sequence ATGGTAGCGGTAGCAATTTTAGCAGCAGGGCGAGGGACACGTATGAAATCAGATTTACCCAAAGTTTTGCATTCTTTAGCAGGGCGATCGCTTGTTGAACGAGTACTTGATAGTTGTAGTTTACTAAATTTAGATAAGCAGATTTTAATTATTGGCTATCAGGGAGAAAAAGTTAAACAGGCTCTGAGTCATCGTCAAGATGTTGAATTTGTGGAACAAACAGAGCAATTGGGTACTGGTCATGCAGTACAACAGTTAATGCCTCATTTGGAGGGATATGAGGGGGATTTGTTAGTTTTAAATGGAGACGCACCATTGTTACGCCCCACTACTCTTCAACAACTGGTATCTACTCATCAGTCTCAACAAAATGCAGCAACTTTGTTAACTGCTAATTTACCAAATCCTCAAGGTTACGGACGTGTATTCTGCAACGGTGATAATTTAGTTAGTCATATTATTGAAGACCGTGATTGTAATACCGCTCAAAAGCAAAATAGACGAGTAAATGCTGGAATATATTGTTTTAATTGGCAAAAATTGGCAGCTTCTCTACCTCAACTTTCAACTAATAATGATCAGCAAGAGTATTATCTGACTGAAGTTGTTAATTATCTCAGTCCTGTTATGGCTTATGATGCCGATGATTATCTTGAAACCAACGGTATTAATGATCGTCAACAGCTATCAGCAGCCTACGATGTTTTGCAAGCAAGAATTAAAGATGATTGGATGAAAGCAGGAGTAACAATGGTTAACCCTGACAGCATTACTATAGATGAAACTGTGCAATTAGAGCCTGATGTAATTCTCGAACCTCAAACTCATTTACGAGGTAATACTACAATCGCTACAGGTAGTCGCATTGGGCCAGGTAGCTTGATAGAGAATAGTAAAATTGGTAATAACGTAACTATCTTGTATTCAGTTGTCACTGATTCAGAAGTTGCCTCTAATACTAGAATCGGCCCTTATGCTCATCTGCGAGGTAACGTGAAATTGGGTGAAAGTTGTCGTGTTGGTAATTTTGTTGAGCTTAAGAAAACTACCATAGGTTCAAACACTAATGTTGCTCACTTATCATATTTAGGAGATGCAACGGTTGGCGATCGAGTTAATGTTGGTGCAGGTACTATCACCGCTAATTATGATGGTAAAAGAAAACATCCTACCATTATTAAGCAAGGAACTAAAACGGGTTCTAATAGTGTTCTAGTTGCTCCTGTGACTTTAGGGGAAAATGTAACTGTAGCAGCAGGTTCAATAGTTACGCAAGATGTAGAAGATAATGCTTTAGTTATTGCCCGATCTCGTCAAAAAGAAATCCCTAACTGGCATCAAGCTGAGTAA
- a CDS encoding cellulose synthase (UDP-forming) translates to MQTIKPISGSKGARYTIRKPVSNAGVGIPTALILAFCGFFGAIAVSWVLGNNHVTELFIQLHIGQQNPPAWLQPPQVTNKYYLFLPTVILFSLGQIIIKLSPEPTTWSRRIVATILLTLFIRYFMWRSLTTLNLANPVDGIVSILLFLMELLAMVGGALQLLLLFSVKNRDIEADRYAALAKENNYNPTVDILIPTYNEPDFILKRTIMGCQALNYQAKEIYVLDDTKRQSIQQLAQELGCHYITRPDNLHAKAGNLNNALKQTHGELVVVFDADFIPTSNFLERTIGFFQKEKIALVQTPQSFYNYDPIAHNLGLENVLTSEEEVFYRHLQPLKDGVGSVVCAGTSFIARRKALEAINYFVTESLCEDYFTGIKLAAQGYELVYLDEKLSAGLAAESIGAHIEQRLRWARGTLQALFIKSNPLTIAGLNIWQRLGHLDGLLHWFTCIARVFFLFFPLLCIFAQLNPIESNLGELIYMFLPYYAMQIALFTWINKRSRSILLSDVYCLVQTIPIFMTVVKVMFNPFGKGFQVTPKGVARDKFNYNWSLALPMAFIFSATLISFSYGLLNSSNGNLNLSLYWSGYNLLTIAVAMITLLDLPKPSFYEWFKVRKEVNIYSEQAAYQGVAQQLSEEGIDIIIEDTANLATEVTVEILPELLIVSGRVTRSYVQDDAVRAIIKFQNLSTEQHRELVEMLYCRPGQWRRRNSPSELQSIFILFKLLLRPLMFLNRKKVSQLKLQY, encoded by the coding sequence ATGCAAACTATCAAGCCAATATCAGGTTCTAAAGGAGCTAGATATACAATTAGAAAACCTGTAAGTAACGCTGGGGTCGGTATTCCAACTGCATTAATTTTAGCGTTCTGCGGTTTTTTTGGCGCGATCGCTGTTTCTTGGGTTTTGGGAAATAATCATGTTACAGAATTATTTATACAGCTACACATAGGACAACAGAACCCCCCTGCTTGGTTACAACCACCCCAGGTTACCAATAAATACTATCTATTTTTACCAACAGTTATTTTATTTAGCTTGGGGCAAATAATTATTAAGTTGTCCCCTGAGCCTACAACTTGGTCGAGGCGTATAGTTGCCACTATTTTACTGACATTATTTATCCGTTATTTTATGTGGCGCTCGCTGACTACTTTAAATTTGGCTAACCCTGTCGATGGAATAGTAAGTATTTTGCTATTTTTGATGGAGTTATTGGCAATGGTGGGTGGAGCATTGCAATTATTATTATTATTTAGTGTTAAAAACCGTGACATAGAAGCAGATAGATATGCTGCTCTTGCTAAAGAAAATAATTACAATCCTACCGTAGATATCCTTATACCTACCTATAACGAGCCTGACTTTATTCTCAAACGTACAATTATGGGCTGTCAGGCATTAAATTATCAAGCAAAAGAAATATATGTTTTAGACGATACCAAAAGACAAAGTATTCAACAATTAGCTCAAGAATTAGGCTGTCATTACATTACTCGACCTGATAATCTTCATGCCAAAGCAGGTAATTTAAATAACGCCCTCAAACAAACCCACGGGGAATTAGTAGTAGTTTTTGATGCTGATTTCATTCCAACTAGTAACTTTTTAGAACGTACTATTGGCTTTTTTCAGAAAGAGAAAATAGCTTTAGTGCAAACTCCTCAAAGCTTTTATAATTACGATCCCATCGCTCATAACTTAGGGCTAGAAAACGTTTTAACTTCCGAAGAAGAAGTATTCTATCGTCATCTACAACCATTAAAAGACGGTGTGGGGAGTGTAGTTTGCGCTGGTACATCTTTTATTGCGCGCCGTAAAGCCTTAGAAGCAATTAATTATTTTGTTACCGAGTCATTATGTGAAGACTATTTTACAGGGATCAAATTAGCTGCTCAAGGTTACGAATTAGTTTATTTAGATGAAAAATTGAGTGCAGGGTTAGCAGCAGAAAGTATTGGTGCGCATATAGAACAAAGATTACGATGGGCAAGAGGTACTTTACAAGCTCTATTTATCAAATCCAACCCTTTAACTATTGCTGGTTTAAATATTTGGCAAAGATTAGGGCATTTAGACGGTCTACTACATTGGTTTACCTGTATTGCTAGGGTATTCTTCTTATTTTTCCCTCTATTGTGTATTTTTGCCCAATTAAATCCTATAGAAAGCAACTTAGGGGAACTAATTTATATGTTCCTACCTTATTATGCAATGCAGATTGCCTTATTCACATGGATAAATAAGCGATCGCGTTCTATTTTACTTTCTGATGTTTACTGCCTAGTACAAACCATCCCTATCTTTATGACTGTAGTTAAAGTTATGTTTAATCCTTTTGGTAAAGGGTTTCAAGTTACCCCTAAAGGAGTTGCTCGTGATAAATTTAACTACAATTGGTCATTGGCTTTACCTATGGCATTTATATTTAGTGCAACTTTGATCAGTTTTAGTTATGGTTTACTGAATTCCTCTAATGGCAACCTTAATTTAAGTTTATATTGGAGTGGATATAATCTACTAACTATTGCTGTGGCGATGATCACTTTATTAGACCTACCAAAACCCAGTTTTTATGAATGGTTTAAAGTGCGCAAAGAAGTCAATATCTATAGTGAACAAGCTGCATATCAAGGTGTCGCTCAACAGCTTTCGGAAGAAGGGATAGATATTATTATCGAAGATACAGCTAATTTAGCTACAGAAGTAACTGTGGAAATTTTACCAGAATTGTTAATAGTATCGGGCAGAGTAACCCGTAGTTATGTTCAAGATGATGCTGTAAGAGCTATTATCAAGTTCCAGAATTTAAGTACTGAACAACATAGAGAATTAGTGGAGATGTTATACTGTCGTCCTGGGCAATGGCGCAGAAGAAATTCACCTAGTGAATTACAATCAATATTTATTCTCTTTAAATTATTATTGCGACCTTTAATGTTTCTTAATCGCAAAAAAGTTAGTCAGTTAAAATTGCAATATTAA
- a CDS encoding group 1 glycosyl transferase — translation MKILFLHPNFPAQFRHLATVLGQQPHNTVVYATNRREGQIPGVNKVIYDKSRTARPETHHYVKPLENAVLEAQAAYRIAQQLKDQGFYPDLVYGHSGWGPTLLMKDIFPRATLLCYFEWFYRAYGSDASFDPSDPINADDEARIRIKNAPILIDLFSCDRGLSPTFWQRSQFPIEFHSKIKVHHDGIDTNYFQPLPNTKLFLPRINLNLIGVPEIITYVARGMEPYRGFPQLIETIHILQQKRPQSHFVIVGQNRVAYGKSLPDGKSYKEAMLEKFPLDLSRVHFTGLLPYDEYLQVLQASSVHIYLTRPFVLSWSMLEALATGCLIVASNTAPVTEVIEDGVNGLLVDFFSPQQISDRVIEALDNPQAMANIRIRARETILDRYDLSKLLPQHLQWLQAMAVE, via the coding sequence ATGAAGATTTTATTTTTACACCCTAATTTTCCTGCTCAATTTCGCCATTTAGCTACTGTTTTGGGTCAGCAACCCCATAATACTGTGGTGTATGCAACTAATCGTCGTGAAGGTCAAATTCCTGGGGTAAATAAGGTAATTTACGATAAGTCTCGTACCGCCCGTCCCGAAACTCATCATTATGTTAAACCGTTAGAAAATGCTGTTTTAGAAGCCCAAGCAGCATATCGTATAGCACAGCAACTAAAAGACCAAGGTTTTTACCCCGATCTTGTTTATGGTCATTCTGGGTGGGGACCTACTTTATTGATGAAGGATATTTTTCCGAGAGCTACTTTACTATGCTATTTTGAATGGTTTTATCGCGCCTATGGTTCAGATGCAAGCTTTGACCCCAGTGACCCAATTAATGCTGATGATGAGGCGAGAATTAGGATTAAAAATGCTCCGATTTTAATTGATTTATTTAGTTGCGATCGCGGTTTATCTCCTACTTTTTGGCAGCGATCGCAGTTTCCTATTGAGTTTCATTCTAAAATTAAAGTTCATCACGATGGAATTGACACTAATTATTTTCAACCCTTACCTAATACAAAGTTGTTTTTACCTCGAATTAATCTTAATCTTATCGGTGTCCCTGAAATTATTACCTATGTCGCCAGGGGAATGGAACCTTATCGCGGTTTCCCACAGTTAATTGAGACTATTCACATTTTGCAGCAAAAGCGTCCTCAATCTCACTTTGTTATTGTGGGGCAAAATCGAGTTGCTTATGGTAAAAGTCTTCCTGACGGTAAAAGTTATAAGGAAGCGATGTTAGAGAAATTTCCTTTAGATCTTAGTCGGGTACATTTTACTGGTCTTTTACCCTATGATGAATATCTTCAGGTACTACAAGCCTCTTCAGTACATATTTACTTAACTCGTCCCTTTGTTTTATCTTGGTCAATGCTAGAAGCTTTAGCAACTGGATGTTTAATTGTAGCCAGTAATACTGCGCCTGTGACGGAAGTGATTGAGGATGGAGTTAATGGGCTATTGGTTGATTTTTTCTCTCCTCAACAAATTAGCGATCGCGTTATCGAAGCTTTAGATAACCCTCAAGCAATGGCAAATATTCGTATTCGCGCCAGAGAAACAATTTTAGACCGTTACGATTTAAGTAAGTTACTGCCCCAACATCTACAATGGTTACAAGCTATGGCTGTCGAGTGA